TTGGTAAAGGATTACTAGGAAAGAAAGTAGGAGAGATCGCAGAAATTCAAGTTCCGAACGGTTTAATGAAATTCGAAATCCTCGAGATTTCTAGATAAAAAAAGAATCTTGGCGCGTTGTTTGTACAACGCGTTTTTTATTACATTTACCTTCAAAATAAATATAATGGCAAGCATTTTTACTAAAATAGTTAATGGAGAAATTCCATCTTATAAAATAGCAGAGAACGATGATTTTTATGCGTTTTTAGATATAAACCCTAATTCTGCTGGTCATACATTAGTTATTCCAAAAAAGGAAGAGAATAAAATCTTCGATTTATCTAAAGAAGAATACTCTGGACTAATGGATTTTAGTTATCGCGTAGCTAAAGCTTTGGAAAAGGCAGTACCTTGTGAACGAATTGGTATGAGTGTTATTGGTTTAGAAGTTCCACATGTACATGTTCATTTGATTCCTATTAATACTATGGCAGATATGCAGTTTGTAAAAAAGGAAAAATTATCAAATGATGAATTTGTAGCCTTAGCCAATAAAATTGCGGAAAACTTTCAATAGTCATGAAAAAGTGGCTTAAAGCTGGACTTGTCTGGGGACTTTTAATGTTCGTTATAATGACCTTTATTTATCCATATTACAACAATGAAGAAATTACACTTAAAAAAGTTGTAATTGGATTTGTTGTTTGGACCTTAGGTGGAATTTTATTCGGAAGAACTCTAAAAAGAAATTACAAAGAATAACTTGTTAAGCTTTATCTAATTGAATTTCAAAAGTGGTTCCTTTATTTATTTCAGATTTTTTAACGAATATTTTCCCTTTATGGTAATCTTCTATAATTCGTTTTGATAAAGATAATCCTAATCCCCAACCTCGTTTTTTAGTCGTAAATCCTGGTCTAAAAACCTGACTAAACTTCGATTTAGGTATTCCTTTTCCAGTATCTGAAATTAAGACTATTATGCGATAGTTGTCTTCATTGATATCTACGGATACTGCACCTTTACCTTGCATT
This genomic window from Tenacibaculum sp. 190524A05c contains:
- a CDS encoding HIT family protein; amino-acid sequence: MASIFTKIVNGEIPSYKIAENDDFYAFLDINPNSAGHTLVIPKKEENKIFDLSKEEYSGLMDFSYRVAKALEKAVPCERIGMSVIGLEVPHVHVHLIPINTMADMQFVKKEKLSNDEFVALANKIAENFQ